In Pseudomonas grandcourensis, the DNA window CGTAGTACGACAGCAGTTGCAGCGGGATGGTGTAGAGAATCGGCGACAGGATGTCGTGGATGTGCGGCATGTGCACCACGTGGGTGCCTTCACCGTTGGCCATGCCGGCCTTCTCGTCTGCGAAGACGATCAACTGGCCACCGCGGGCGCGGACTTCCTGAAGGTTGGACTTCAGCTTCTCCAGCAGCTCGTTGTTCGGCGCCACAGTCACCACCGGCATGTCGTTATCCACAAGCGCCAACGGGCCGTGTTTCAGCTCGCCGGCCGGATAGGCTTCGGCGTGGATGTAGGAAATTTCCTTGAGCTTGAGTGCCCCTTCCATCGCCACCGGGAACTGCGCGCCACGGCCGAGGAACAGCGTGTGGTTTTTCTCGGCGAACAGCTCGGAGATTTTTTCCACGGTGGTGTCCATGGCCAGCGCCTCGCCCAGACGGGTCGGCAAACGACGCAGTTCTTCGACCAGCGTCGCTTCAACGCCTTTGGCCAAGGTGCCACGAACCTGGCCCAAAGAAAGCGTCAGCAACAACAGGCCAACCAGTTGCGTGGTGAAGGCTTTGGTCGATGCCACACCGATTTCGCGACCGGCCTGGGTCAACAGGGTCAGATCGGACTCACGCACCAGCGAGCTGATGCCGACGTTGCAGATCGCCAGGCTGGCCAGGAAGCCCAGCTCCTTGGCGTTGCGCAGCGCGGCCAGGGTGTCGGCGGTTTCGCCAGACTGGGAAATGGTCACGAACAAGGTGTCCGGCTGCACCACCACCTTGCGGTAGCGGAACTCACTGGCGACTTCGACCTGGCAAGGAATGCCCGCCAGCTCTTCGAGCCAGTAACGCGCGACCATGCCGGCGTGGTAGCTGGTGCCGCACGCGACTATCTGTACGTTACGCACTTTGGCGAACAGCTCGGCAGCCTGTGGGCCGAATGCCTGTACCAGCACCTGGTTCTGGCTCAGGCGACCTTCCAGAGTGCGCTGCACCACAGACGGTTGCTCGTGGATTTCCTTGAGCATGAAGTGGCGGAACTCGCCCTTATCAGCGGCTTCGGCGCCGTCGCGATACTGCACGGCTTCGCGCTCGACAGCCTTGCCGTCAACGTCCCAGATCTGCACGCTGTCGCGGCGGATTTCGGCGATATCGCCTTCTTCCAGGTACATGAAGCGGTCGGTGACCTGACGCAGGGCCAACTGGTCGGACGCCAGGAAGTTTTCCCCCAGGCCCAGGCCGATCACCAGCGGACTGCCGCTGCGGGCTGCGACCAGTCGATCAGGTTGCTTCATGCTGATGACTGCCAGGCCATAAGCGCCGTGCAGTTCTTTGACAGTTGCCTTGAGGGCCACGGTCAGGTCGCTCAGATCCTTGAGTTTGTGGTTCAGCAGGTGAGCGATGACTTCGGTGTCGGTATCCGAGGTGAACACATAACCCAGGGCCTTGAGTTGTTCACGCAGGGCTTCGTGGTTTTCGATGATGCCGTTGTGCACCACCGCCAGGTCACCGGAGAAATGCGGGTGGGCATTGCGCTCGCACGGCGCACCGTGAGTGGCCCAGCGGGTGTGGGCAATGCCCAGACGCCCAAGCAGTGGCTCGGCGGCCAGTGCTTGTTCCAGCTCACTGACCTTGCCCGGGCGACGCACGCGCTCGAGTTTTTCGTCGTTGGTGTAGACCGCCACGCCGGCGCTGTCATACCCGCGGTATTCCAGACGCTTCAGGCCTTCGACCAGGATGGCGGTGATGTTACGTTCTGCGACTGCGCCGACAATTCCACACATGCTATTTCTCCTGACTGACAGCCGCGCAAATCAAAGTGATGCCGCGGGCCTGAATCTGATCGCGAGCCTCAAGTGGCAGGCGTTCATCGGTAATAAGGGTATGGACACTGCTCCAGGGCAGCTCCAGGTTGGGAATCTTGCGGCCGATCTTGTCGGCCTCCACCATCACGACCACTTCGCGGGCGACTTCGGCCATGACCCGGCTCAGCCCGAGCAGTTCGTTGAAGGTGGTTGTACCGCGAATCAGATCGATGCCATCGGCGCCGATGAACAGCTGGTCGAAGTCGTAGGAGCGTAGTACCTGCTCGGCGACCTGCCCCTGAAAGGACTCGGAATGCGGGTCCCAGGTACCACCGGTCATCAACAGCACCGGTTCGTGCTCGAGTTCGCTCAGGGCGTTGGCGACATGCAGCGAGTTGGTCATCACCACCAGGCCGGGTTGCTGTCCGAGTTCCGGGATCATGGAGGCGGTGGTACTGCCACTGTCGATAATGATCCGCGCATGCTCGCGAATCCGCGCAACGGCGGCACGGGCAATGGCTTGCTTGTACTTGGAAACCGGCTGACCGAGGTCCGCGACCAGTTCCTGAGGCATGGTGATCGCCCCGCCGTAACGACGCAGCAACAGACCATTGCTTTCAAGCGCCGCCAGATCCTTGCGAATCGTAACTTCCGACGTTTCGAAGCGCTTGGCCAACTCATCCACACTGACTTCGCCCTGCTCATTGAGCAAGGCGAGGATATTATGACGACGCTGTGGTGTGTTGCGCTTCGACATGAGCTGGCAAGTTTCGTTTCGAAAGATAACGGAAGCAATCAAAACCTATCAGCGAAACTTCGTCAAGCGCCAAGCGATAAAAATGGCTGTGGATAACTTGCTCGCGATGGGTGTGAACGATGATGCATTCTTTCTGGAAAAATGCGTCGCTCTCGAATTCATCGCGAGCAAGCTCGCTCCTACAAAGGAGTTGTGGATAACTCAGCTCTTCTTGATCTTCTCCGGCCGCTTCCAGCCATCGATGTTCTTCTGACGACCACGCCCGATAGCCAACTGGGATTTATCCACAGTCGAGGTAATGGTCGAACCGGCCGCCGTGGTCGCACCGTCCAGGATATCCACAGGCGCTACCAACGAGTTGTTGGAACCGATGAACACGTCTTCACCCAGCACGGTTTTCCACTTGTTGGCGCCATCGTAGTTGCAGGTGATGGTGCCAGCACCGATGTTGGTACGCGCCCCTACTTCGGCATCGCCCAGATAAGTCAGGTGCCCGGCCTTGGCGCCTTCGCCCAGGTGAGCGTTCTTCAACTCGACGAAGTTACCCACATGGGCCCGGGCTTCCAGCACGGTACCGGGACGCAGACGTGCAAACGGGCCGGCATCGCTGCCTTCACCCAAAATGGCACCTTCGATATGGCTGTTGGCCTTAATGACCACGCCTTTGCGCAGGGTGCTGTCCTTGATCACGCAGTTCGGGCCGATCACCACGTCATCTTCAATGACGACTTTGCCTTCAAGGATCACGTTGATGTCGATCAGCACGTCGCGGCCCACGATCACGTCTCCACGCACGTCGAATCGTGCCGGGTCGCGCAGCGTCACACCTTGAGCCATCAAACGGCGCCCGGCGCGCAATTGATAATGCCGTTCCAGTTCGGATAGCTGCTTGCGGTCATTGGCGCCCTGCACTTCCATGGCGTCGTGCGGTTGCTCGGTGGACACCGCCAGTCCATCGCTCACGGCCATGGCAATGATGTCGGTCAGGTAGTACTCGCCCTGGGCGTTGTTATTGGAGAGTCGACTCATCCAGTCGCCAAGACGGGCAAAAGGCAAGGCCAGAATGCCGGTATTACCTTCGGTGATCTTGCGTTCGGCTTCATTGGCATCTTTCTGTTCGACGATGGCGGCAACCTTGCCGGCGGCATCACGAACAATGCGGCCGTAACCGGTCGGGTCATCCAGTTCGACAGTGAGCAAGCCCAACTGCTGTGG includes these proteins:
- the glmS gene encoding glutamine--fructose-6-phosphate transaminase (isomerizing); the protein is MCGIVGAVAERNITAILVEGLKRLEYRGYDSAGVAVYTNDEKLERVRRPGKVSELEQALAAEPLLGRLGIAHTRWATHGAPCERNAHPHFSGDLAVVHNGIIENHEALREQLKALGYVFTSDTDTEVIAHLLNHKLKDLSDLTVALKATVKELHGAYGLAVISMKQPDRLVAARSGSPLVIGLGLGENFLASDQLALRQVTDRFMYLEEGDIAEIRRDSVQIWDVDGKAVEREAVQYRDGAEAADKGEFRHFMLKEIHEQPSVVQRTLEGRLSQNQVLVQAFGPQAAELFAKVRNVQIVACGTSYHAGMVARYWLEELAGIPCQVEVASEFRYRKVVVQPDTLFVTISQSGETADTLAALRNAKELGFLASLAICNVGISSLVRESDLTLLTQAGREIGVASTKAFTTQLVGLLLLTLSLGQVRGTLAKGVEATLVEELRRLPTRLGEALAMDTTVEKISELFAEKNHTLFLGRGAQFPVAMEGALKLKEISYIHAEAYPAGELKHGPLALVDNDMPVVTVAPNNELLEKLKSNLQEVRARGGQLIVFADEKAGMANGEGTHVVHMPHIHDILSPILYTIPLQLLSYYVAVLKGTDVDQPRNLAKSVTVE
- a CDS encoding DeoR family transcriptional regulator: MSKRNTPQRRHNILALLNEQGEVSVDELAKRFETSEVTIRKDLAALESNGLLLRRYGGAITMPQELVADLGQPVSKYKQAIARAAVARIREHARIIIDSGSTTASMIPELGQQPGLVVMTNSLHVANALSELEHEPVLLMTGGTWDPHSESFQGQVAEQVLRSYDFDQLFIGADGIDLIRGTTTFNELLGLSRVMAEVAREVVVMVEADKIGRKIPNLELPWSSVHTLITDERLPLEARDQIQARGITLICAAVSQEK
- the glmU gene encoding bifunctional UDP-N-acetylglucosamine diphosphorylase/glucosamine-1-phosphate N-acetyltransferase GlmU codes for the protein MSLEIVILAAGQGTRMRSALPKVLHPIAGNSMLGHVIHSARQLDPQRIHVVIGHGADAVRERLAADDLNFVLQDKQLGTGHAVAQAVPFIQSDTVLVLYGDVPLIEVETLQRLLKQVGPQQLGLLTVELDDPTGYGRIVRDAAGKVAAIVEQKDANEAERKITEGNTGILALPFARLGDWMSRLSNNNAQGEYYLTDIIAMAVSDGLAVSTEQPHDAMEVQGANDRKQLSELERHYQLRAGRRLMAQGVTLRDPARFDVRGDVIVGRDVLIDINVILEGKVVIEDDVVIGPNCVIKDSTLRKGVVIKANSHIEGAILGEGSDAGPFARLRPGTVLEARAHVGNFVELKNAHLGEGAKAGHLTYLGDAEVGARTNIGAGTITCNYDGANKWKTVLGEDVFIGSNNSLVAPVDILDGATTAAGSTITSTVDKSQLAIGRGRQKNIDGWKRPEKIKKS